The following are encoded together in the Labrus mixtus chromosome 2, fLabMix1.1, whole genome shotgun sequence genome:
- the LOC132991822 gene encoding transcription activator BRG1 isoform X2: MSTPDPPMGGTPRPGTSPGPGPSPGAMIGPSPGPSPGSSHSMMGPSPGPPSSGHSQPGPSGYGQESMHPLHKPMESMHEKSLSEESRFSQMKGLSMRQGGHSGMGPPPSPLDQHSQGYHSPLGGSDHSSPVPSNGPPSGPLMPSSSSSSSSGGPGSTSAPLDGPSGDQHTLGPNNRPGPPGGSGPGPSPGPSLGSSVPSLGSGLEPVGPAGPGGPGGPTPFNQNQLHQLRAQIMAYKMLARGQPLPDHLQMAVQGKRPMPGMQQQPMPSLGPGAGGGPGVGPAGPGPGPMVSGYGRAHGMMGPNMPPPGPSGTPVGMQGPNPNGPPKSWPEGPMVNAAAPSNAPQKLIPPQPTGRPSPAPPSVPPAASPVMPPQTQSPGQPAQPTPMMPYHAKQNRITPIQKPCGLDPVEILQEREYRLQARITHRIAELENLPGSLAGDLRTKATIELKALRLLNFQRQLRQEVVVCMRRDTALETALDAKAYKRSKRQSLREARITEKLEKQQKIEQERKRRQKHQEYLNSILQHAKDFKEYHRSITGKMQKLTKAVATYHANTEREQKKENERIEKERMRRLMAEDEEGYRKLIDQKKDKRLAYLLQQTDEYVANLTELVRAHKAAQALKEKKKKKKRKKKLENAESQTPALGPDGEPLDETSQMSDLPVKVIHVDSGNILTGVDAPRAGQLDTWLEMNPGYEVAPRSDSEDSEEEEEEEEEEEEPQPSTALVDDKKKITDPDCEDVSEVDVRHIIENAKQDVDDEYMGAAFARGLQSYYAVAHAVTERVDKQSSLLINGQLKQYQIKGLEWLVSLYNNNLNGILADEMGLGKTIQTIALITYLMELKRLNGPYLIIVPLSTLSNWVYEFDKWAPTVVKVSYKGSPAARRAFVPQLRSGKFNVLLTTYEYIIKDKQVLAKIRWKYMIVDEGHRMKNHHCKLTQVLNTHYLAPRRVLLTGTPLQNKLPELWALLNFLLPTIFKSCSTFEQWFNAPFAMTGEKVDLNEEETILIIRRLHKVLRPFLLRRLKKEVEAQLPEKVEYVIKCDMSSLQRVLYRHMQAKGVLLTDGSEKDKKGKGGTKTLMNTIMQLRKICNHPYMFQQIEESFSEHLGFSGGIVTGPDLYRASGKFEVLDRILPKLRVTNHKVLLFCQMTSLMTIMEDYFAYRSFKYLRLDGTTKAEDRGMLLKTFNEPGSEYFIFLLSTRAGGLGLNLQSADTVVIFDSDWNPHQDLQAQDRAHRIGQQNEVRVLRLCTINSVEEKILAAAKYKLNVDQKVIQAGMFDQKSSSHERRAFLQAILEHEEQDEVWGQEVCLRINEEDEVPDDETVNQMIARSEEEFDQFMRMDLDRRREDARNPRRKPRLMEEDELPTWIMKDDAEVERLTCEEEEEKMFGRGSRQRKEVDYSDSLTEKQWLKAIEEGTLEEVEEEVRHKKTTRKRKRDRDLDLPGPSSSSLGGRGRGDKDEDGKRQRKRGRPPAEKLSPNPPALTKKMRKIVDAVIKYKDSTSGRQLSEVFIQLPSRKELPEYYELIRKPVDFRKIKERIRGHRYRSLGDLERDVMLLFQNAQTFNLEGSLIYEDSIVLQSVFTSLRQKIEKEEESEGEDSEEEEEELDEGSESETRSVKVKIRLGRKDKGGDRGKGRSRRMGRTRAKPVVSDDDSEDEQEEERSPSATDDES, from the exons ATGTCCACCCCAGATCCCCCCATGGGAGGCACCCCTCGCCCAGGTACTTCCCCTGGTCCTGGTCCCTCCCCTGGGGCAATGATTGGCCCGAGCCCTGGGCCCTCCCCGGGCTCCTCTCACAGTATGATGGGCCCTAGCCCTGGCCCTCCCTCCTCTGGACACTCTCAGCCTGGACCCTCTGGTTATGGCCAGGAGAGCATGCACCCACTGCACAAA CCCATGGAGAGCATGCATGAGAAGAGCCTGAGTGAGGAGAGCCGCTTCAGTCAGATGAAGGGACTGTCCATGAGACAGGGCGGGCACAGCGGCATGGGCCCCCCGCCAAGTCCTCTAGACCAACACTCGCAAG GTTACCACTCTCCTCTTGGTGGCTCCGACCACTCCAGCCCTGTCCCTTCAAATGGTCCTCCCTCTGGACCTCTCatgccttcctcctcctcttcctcctcctctggtggtCCTGGCTCTACCTCAGCACCATTAGACGGCCCCAGTGGAGATCAACACACTCTGGGTCCCAATAACCGCCCTGGCCCCCCGGGAGGCTCAGGCCCAGGCCCCAGTCCTGGACCCAGTCTTGGCTCAAGCGTCCCCAGCCTTGGATCTGGGCTTGAACCTGTGGGACCTGCAGGCCCTGGAGGTCCTGGTGGCCCCACTCCCTTTAACCAGAACCAGCTTCACCAACTCAGAGCCCAGATCATGGCTTATAAGATGCTGGCCCGGGGTCAGCCCCTGCCGGACCACCTCCAGATGGCTGTCCAGGGGAAAAGGCCGATGCCTGGGATGCAGCAGCAGCCGATGCCCAGCCTGGGCCCAGGAGCTGGAGGCGGGCCGGGTGTTGGACCAGCAGGACCCGGACCTGGTCCAATGGTCTCAGGCTACGGTCGAGCTCATG GAATGATGGGTCCCAACATGCCTCCTCCTGGCCCATCCGGTACTCCAGTTGGGATGCAGGGACCAAACCCAAATGGACCTCCCAAGTCCTGGCCTGAAG gTCCTATGGTGAATGCAGCAGCCCCCTCCAACGCACCCCAAAAGCTGATTCCCCCTCAGCCCACCGGCCGGCCCTCTCCCGCCCCTCCATCAGTTCCCCCTGCTGCCTCCCCAGTGATGCCTCCTCAGACCCAGTCCCCCGGACAGCCGGCACAGCCTACTCCCATGATGCCTTACCACGCCAAGCAGAACCGCATTACCCCCATCCAGAAGCCCTGCGGCCTCGACCCAGTGGAGATCCTGCAGGAGAGGGAGTACAG GTTACAGGCTCGTATCACTCATCGCATCGCAGAACTGGAGAACCTGCCGGGCTCCCTGGCGGGTGATTTACGTACCAAAGCTACCATAGAGCTCAAAGCCCTGCGACTGCTTAACTTCCAGAGACAG CTGCGTCAAGAAGTGGTGGTGTGTATGCGTCGTGACACAGCTCTAGAGACGGCGCTTGATGCCAAGGCCTACAAGCGGAGCAAGCGTCAGTCTCTGCGGGAGGCCCGCATCACAGAGAAGCTGGAGAAACAGCAGAAGATTGAGCAGGAGCGCAAACGCAGGCAGAAACATCAG GAGTACCTCAACAGCATCCTTCAACACGCCAAAGACTTCAAAGAGTACCACCGCTCCATCACGGGCAAAATGCAGAAACTGACCAAAGCTGTGGCCACTTACCACGCCAACACCGAGCGCGAGCAGAAGAAAGAGAACGAGCGGATTGAgaaagagaggatgaggaggctCATG gctgaggatgaggagggctATCGTAAACTGATCGACCAGAAGAAGGATAAGCGTCTGGCCTACCTGCTGCAGCAAACTGACGAGTACGTCGCCAACCTCACCGAGCTGGTCAGAGCTCACAAAGCTGCACAGGCGctcaaggagaagaagaagaagaagaagagaaagaagaag TTGGAGAATGCTGAAAGTCAGACTCCTGCGTTGGGTCCAGATGGAGAG cctctGGATGAGACGAGTCAGATGAGCGACCTGCCTGTGAAGGTCATCCATGTGGACAGTGGGAACATCCTGACAGGAGTTGATGCTCCTAGAGCTGGACAGCTGGACACATGGCTGGAGATGAACCCAGG TTACGAGGTGGCGCCCCGCTCAGACAGTGaagacagtgaggaggaggaagaggaggag gaggaagaggaggagcctcAGCCATCCACTGCTCTGGTGGATGACAAGAAGAAGATAACAGACCCTGACTGTGAAGACGTGTCGGAGGTGGATGTCCGACATATTATTGA AAATGCGAAACAGGATGTGGATGATGAGTACATGGGTGCAGCGTTTGCTCGGGGCCTGCAGTCTTACTATGCGGTGGCTCACGCTGTCACAGAGAGGGTGGACAAACAGTCCAGTTTGTTAATAAATGGACAACTCAAGCAGTATCAG ATTAAAGGTCTGGAGTGGCTGGTTTCCCTCTACAACAATAATCTGAACGGGATCCTTGCTGACGAGATGGGTTTGGGAAAAACCATCCAGACGATCGCCCTCATCACGTACCTCATGGAGCTCAAACGTCTTAATGGACCCTACCTCATCATCGTACCGCTCTC AACTCTTTCTAACTGGGTGTACGAGTTCGACAAGTGGGCACCCACAGTTGTGAAAGTGTCCTACAAG GGTTCTCCTGCCGCCAGAAGAGCTTTCGTCCCCCAGCTGCGCAGTGGAAAGTTTAACGTCCTTCTCACCACTTACGAGTACATCATCAAGGACAAACAAGTGCTGGCCAAG ATCCGCTGGAAGTACATGATCGTGGACGAGGGCCACCGTATGAAGAACCACCACTGTAAGCTGACCCAGGTCCTGAACACCCACTACCTGGCCCCGCGGCGAGTCCTGCTGACGGGGACGCCGCTGCAGAACAAACTGCCTGAGCTCTGGGCGCTGCTCAACTTCCTCCTGCCCACCATCTTCAAGAGCTGCAGCACCTTCGAGCAGTGGTTCAACGCTCCGTTTGCCATGACCGGAGAGAAG GTTGACCTAAATGAAGAGGAGACCATTTTGATTATCCGTCGTCTCCATAAAGTGCTACGTCCCTTCCTGTTGCGCAGGCTGAAGAAGGAAGTGGAGGCACAGCTTCCAGAGAAG gtggaatATGTGATCAAGTGTGACATGTCGTCTCTTCAGAGGGTGCTGTACAGACACATGCAGGCCAAAGGAGTCCTGCTCACTGATGGATCAGAGAAGGACAAGAAG GGTAAAGGAGGCACAAAGACGCTGATGAACACCATCATGCAGCTGAGGAAGATCTGCAACCACCCTTACATGTTCCAACAAATAGAG GAATCTTTCTCTGAACATTTAGGATTCTCTGGTGGGATAGTAACGGG TCCCGACCTGTATCGAGCATCGGGGAAGTTTGAGGTGTTGGATCGAATCCTGCCAAAGCTGAGAGTCACAAACCACAAAGTGCTGCTGTTCTGTCAGATGACATCACTCATGACCATTATGGAGGATTACTTTGCCTATCGCAGCTTCAAGTATCTGCGTCTGGATG GCACTACGAAGGCCGAGGACAGAGGGATGTTACTGAAGACATTTAATGAGCCGGGGTCGGAATACTTTATCTTCCTCCTGAGCACCAGAGCTGGTGGCCTGGGACTCAACCTGCAGTCTGCAGACACTGTGGTCATCTTTGACTCTGACTGGAACCCTCATCAG GACCTTCAGGCTCAGGATCGAGCCCACCGTATCGGTCAACAGAACGAGGTGCGCGTGCTGCGTCTGTGCACCATCAACAGTGTTGAGGAGAAAATCTTGGCCGCTGCTAAGTACAAACTAAATGTGGACCAGAAGGTCATCCAGGCCGGCATGTTTGACCAAAAGTCCTCCAGCCACGAGCGCAGGGCCTTCCTGCAAGCCATCCTGGAGCACGAGGAGCAAGACGAGGTCTGGGGACAGGAAGTGTGTCTGCGGATCAAC GAAGAGGACGAGGTGCCCGATGACGAGACGGTCAACCAGATGATTGcaaggagtgaggaggagttTGACCAATTCATG CGAATGGACCTGGACCGGCGTCGTGAGGACGCCCGAAATCCCCGGAGAAAGCCTCGACTGATGGAGGAGGACGAGCTGCCCACCTGGATCATGAAGGACGACGCCGAGGTGGAACGGTTAACctgcgaggaggaggaggagaaaatgtttggaCGAGGATCCAGGCAGCGGAAAGAGGTGGACTACAGCGATTCTCTGACCGAGAAGCAGTGGCTCAAG GCGATAGAGGAGGGCAcgctggaggaggtggaggaagaggtgcGTCACAAAAAGACGACCCGTAAGAGGAAGCGGGACCGCGACCTGGACCTCCCTggtccctcctcttcttccctagGGGGGCGAGGGCGGGGGGACAAAGATGAAGATGgaaaaaggcagagaaagagaggacgACCACCCGCTGAGAAACTTTCTCCCAACCCGCCCGCCCTCACAAAGAAGATGAGGAAGATCGTGGACGCCGTCATCAAGTATAAAGACAG CACCAGCGGGCGTCAGCTCAGCGAGGTGTTCATCCAGCTGCCGTCTCGAAAAGAGCTGCCTGAGTACTACGAGCTGATCCGCAAGCCGGTGGACTTCAGGAAGATCAAG GAGAGGATTCGTGGTCATCGCTACCGCAGTCTGGGCGACCTGGAGAGAGACGTCATGCTGCTCTTCCAAAACGCTCAGACCTTCAACCTGGAGGGGTCGCTG ATATATGAAGACTCCATCGTCCTCCAGTCAGTGTTCACCAGTTTGAGGCAAAAGAtcgagaaggaggaggagagtgagggagaggacagtgaggaagaggaagaggaactgGATGAAGGATCAGAGTCTGAAA ctCGCTCAGTGAAAGTGAAGATCCGTCTGGGAAGGAAGGACAAAGGTGGAGATCGTGGGAAGGGTCGCAGCAGACGAATGGGACGCACCAGAGCCAAGCCTGTAGTTAGTGACGATGACTCggaggacgagcaggaagaG GAGCGCTCCCCCAGTGCCACAGATGACGAGTCCTGA
- the LOC132991822 gene encoding transcription activator BRG1 isoform X1, translating into MSTPDPPMGGTPRPGTSPGPGPSPGAMIGPSPGPSPGSSHSMMGPSPGPPSSGHSQPGPSGYGQESMHPLHKPMESMHEKSLSEESRFSQMKGLSMRQGGHSGMGPPPSPLDQHSQGYHSPLGGSDHSSPVPSNGPPSGPLMPSSSSSSSSGGPGSTSAPLDGPSGDQHTLGPNNRPGPPGGSGPGPSPGPSLGSSVPSLGSGLEPVGPAGPGGPGGPTPFNQNQLHQLRAQIMAYKMLARGQPLPDHLQMAVQGKRPMPGMQQQPMPSLGPGAGGGPGVGPAGPGPGPMVSGYGRAHGMMGPNMPPPGPSGTPVGMQGPNPNGPPKSWPEGPMVNAAAPSNAPQKLIPPQPTGRPSPAPPSVPPAASPVMPPQTQSPGQPAQPTPMMPYHAKQNRITPIQKPCGLDPVEILQEREYRLQARITHRIAELENLPGSLAGDLRTKATIELKALRLLNFQRQLRQEVVVCMRRDTALETALDAKAYKRSKRQSLREARITEKLEKQQKIEQERKRRQKHQEYLNSILQHAKDFKEYHRSITGKMQKLTKAVATYHANTEREQKKENERIEKERMRRLMAEDEEGYRKLIDQKKDKRLAYLLQQTDEYVANLTELVRAHKAAQALKEKKKKKKRKKKLENAESQTPALGPDGEPLDETSQMSDLPVKVIHVDSGNILTGVDAPRAGQLDTWLEMNPGYEVAPRSDSEDSEEEEEEEEEEEEPQPSTALVDDKKKITDPDCEDVSEVDVRHIIENAKQDVDDEYMGAAFARGLQSYYAVAHAVTERVDKQSSLLINGQLKQYQIKGLEWLVSLYNNNLNGILADEMGLGKTIQTIALITYLMELKRLNGPYLIIVPLSTLSNWVYEFDKWAPTVVKVSYKGSPAARRAFVPQLRSGKFNVLLTTYEYIIKDKQVLAKIRWKYMIVDEGHRMKNHHCKLTQVLNTHYLAPRRVLLTGTPLQNKLPELWALLNFLLPTIFKSCSTFEQWFNAPFAMTGEKVDLNEEETILIIRRLHKVLRPFLLRRLKKEVEAQLPEKVEYVIKCDMSSLQRVLYRHMQAKGVLLTDGSEKDKKGKGGTKTLMNTIMQLRKICNHPYMFQQIEESFSEHLGFSGGIVTGPDLYRASGKFEVLDRILPKLRVTNHKVLLFCQMTSLMTIMEDYFAYRSFKYLRLDGTTKAEDRGMLLKTFNEPGSEYFIFLLSTRAGGLGLNLQSADTVVIFDSDWNPHQDLQAQDRAHRIGQQNEVRVLRLCTINSVEEKILAAAKYKLNVDQKVIQAGMFDQKSSSHERRAFLQAILEHEEQDEVWGQEVCLRINEEDEVPDDETVNQMIARSEEEFDQFMRMDLDRRREDARNPRRKPRLMEEDELPTWIMKDDAEVERLTCEEEEEKMFGRGSRQRKEVDYSDSLTEKQWLKVSSYLQIDIKIKTLNTSLGIKGFLVSHVSMSLQAIEEGTLEEVEEEVRHKKTTRKRKRDRDLDLPGPSSSSLGGRGRGDKDEDGKRQRKRGRPPAEKLSPNPPALTKKMRKIVDAVIKYKDSTSGRQLSEVFIQLPSRKELPEYYELIRKPVDFRKIKERIRGHRYRSLGDLERDVMLLFQNAQTFNLEGSLIYEDSIVLQSVFTSLRQKIEKEEESEGEDSEEEEEELDEGSESETRSVKVKIRLGRKDKGGDRGKGRSRRMGRTRAKPVVSDDDSEDEQEEERSPSATDDES; encoded by the exons ATGTCCACCCCAGATCCCCCCATGGGAGGCACCCCTCGCCCAGGTACTTCCCCTGGTCCTGGTCCCTCCCCTGGGGCAATGATTGGCCCGAGCCCTGGGCCCTCCCCGGGCTCCTCTCACAGTATGATGGGCCCTAGCCCTGGCCCTCCCTCCTCTGGACACTCTCAGCCTGGACCCTCTGGTTATGGCCAGGAGAGCATGCACCCACTGCACAAA CCCATGGAGAGCATGCATGAGAAGAGCCTGAGTGAGGAGAGCCGCTTCAGTCAGATGAAGGGACTGTCCATGAGACAGGGCGGGCACAGCGGCATGGGCCCCCCGCCAAGTCCTCTAGACCAACACTCGCAAG GTTACCACTCTCCTCTTGGTGGCTCCGACCACTCCAGCCCTGTCCCTTCAAATGGTCCTCCCTCTGGACCTCTCatgccttcctcctcctcttcctcctcctctggtggtCCTGGCTCTACCTCAGCACCATTAGACGGCCCCAGTGGAGATCAACACACTCTGGGTCCCAATAACCGCCCTGGCCCCCCGGGAGGCTCAGGCCCAGGCCCCAGTCCTGGACCCAGTCTTGGCTCAAGCGTCCCCAGCCTTGGATCTGGGCTTGAACCTGTGGGACCTGCAGGCCCTGGAGGTCCTGGTGGCCCCACTCCCTTTAACCAGAACCAGCTTCACCAACTCAGAGCCCAGATCATGGCTTATAAGATGCTGGCCCGGGGTCAGCCCCTGCCGGACCACCTCCAGATGGCTGTCCAGGGGAAAAGGCCGATGCCTGGGATGCAGCAGCAGCCGATGCCCAGCCTGGGCCCAGGAGCTGGAGGCGGGCCGGGTGTTGGACCAGCAGGACCCGGACCTGGTCCAATGGTCTCAGGCTACGGTCGAGCTCATG GAATGATGGGTCCCAACATGCCTCCTCCTGGCCCATCCGGTACTCCAGTTGGGATGCAGGGACCAAACCCAAATGGACCTCCCAAGTCCTGGCCTGAAG gTCCTATGGTGAATGCAGCAGCCCCCTCCAACGCACCCCAAAAGCTGATTCCCCCTCAGCCCACCGGCCGGCCCTCTCCCGCCCCTCCATCAGTTCCCCCTGCTGCCTCCCCAGTGATGCCTCCTCAGACCCAGTCCCCCGGACAGCCGGCACAGCCTACTCCCATGATGCCTTACCACGCCAAGCAGAACCGCATTACCCCCATCCAGAAGCCCTGCGGCCTCGACCCAGTGGAGATCCTGCAGGAGAGGGAGTACAG GTTACAGGCTCGTATCACTCATCGCATCGCAGAACTGGAGAACCTGCCGGGCTCCCTGGCGGGTGATTTACGTACCAAAGCTACCATAGAGCTCAAAGCCCTGCGACTGCTTAACTTCCAGAGACAG CTGCGTCAAGAAGTGGTGGTGTGTATGCGTCGTGACACAGCTCTAGAGACGGCGCTTGATGCCAAGGCCTACAAGCGGAGCAAGCGTCAGTCTCTGCGGGAGGCCCGCATCACAGAGAAGCTGGAGAAACAGCAGAAGATTGAGCAGGAGCGCAAACGCAGGCAGAAACATCAG GAGTACCTCAACAGCATCCTTCAACACGCCAAAGACTTCAAAGAGTACCACCGCTCCATCACGGGCAAAATGCAGAAACTGACCAAAGCTGTGGCCACTTACCACGCCAACACCGAGCGCGAGCAGAAGAAAGAGAACGAGCGGATTGAgaaagagaggatgaggaggctCATG gctgaggatgaggagggctATCGTAAACTGATCGACCAGAAGAAGGATAAGCGTCTGGCCTACCTGCTGCAGCAAACTGACGAGTACGTCGCCAACCTCACCGAGCTGGTCAGAGCTCACAAAGCTGCACAGGCGctcaaggagaagaagaagaagaagaagagaaagaagaag TTGGAGAATGCTGAAAGTCAGACTCCTGCGTTGGGTCCAGATGGAGAG cctctGGATGAGACGAGTCAGATGAGCGACCTGCCTGTGAAGGTCATCCATGTGGACAGTGGGAACATCCTGACAGGAGTTGATGCTCCTAGAGCTGGACAGCTGGACACATGGCTGGAGATGAACCCAGG TTACGAGGTGGCGCCCCGCTCAGACAGTGaagacagtgaggaggaggaagaggaggag gaggaagaggaggagcctcAGCCATCCACTGCTCTGGTGGATGACAAGAAGAAGATAACAGACCCTGACTGTGAAGACGTGTCGGAGGTGGATGTCCGACATATTATTGA AAATGCGAAACAGGATGTGGATGATGAGTACATGGGTGCAGCGTTTGCTCGGGGCCTGCAGTCTTACTATGCGGTGGCTCACGCTGTCACAGAGAGGGTGGACAAACAGTCCAGTTTGTTAATAAATGGACAACTCAAGCAGTATCAG ATTAAAGGTCTGGAGTGGCTGGTTTCCCTCTACAACAATAATCTGAACGGGATCCTTGCTGACGAGATGGGTTTGGGAAAAACCATCCAGACGATCGCCCTCATCACGTACCTCATGGAGCTCAAACGTCTTAATGGACCCTACCTCATCATCGTACCGCTCTC AACTCTTTCTAACTGGGTGTACGAGTTCGACAAGTGGGCACCCACAGTTGTGAAAGTGTCCTACAAG GGTTCTCCTGCCGCCAGAAGAGCTTTCGTCCCCCAGCTGCGCAGTGGAAAGTTTAACGTCCTTCTCACCACTTACGAGTACATCATCAAGGACAAACAAGTGCTGGCCAAG ATCCGCTGGAAGTACATGATCGTGGACGAGGGCCACCGTATGAAGAACCACCACTGTAAGCTGACCCAGGTCCTGAACACCCACTACCTGGCCCCGCGGCGAGTCCTGCTGACGGGGACGCCGCTGCAGAACAAACTGCCTGAGCTCTGGGCGCTGCTCAACTTCCTCCTGCCCACCATCTTCAAGAGCTGCAGCACCTTCGAGCAGTGGTTCAACGCTCCGTTTGCCATGACCGGAGAGAAG GTTGACCTAAATGAAGAGGAGACCATTTTGATTATCCGTCGTCTCCATAAAGTGCTACGTCCCTTCCTGTTGCGCAGGCTGAAGAAGGAAGTGGAGGCACAGCTTCCAGAGAAG gtggaatATGTGATCAAGTGTGACATGTCGTCTCTTCAGAGGGTGCTGTACAGACACATGCAGGCCAAAGGAGTCCTGCTCACTGATGGATCAGAGAAGGACAAGAAG GGTAAAGGAGGCACAAAGACGCTGATGAACACCATCATGCAGCTGAGGAAGATCTGCAACCACCCTTACATGTTCCAACAAATAGAG GAATCTTTCTCTGAACATTTAGGATTCTCTGGTGGGATAGTAACGGG TCCCGACCTGTATCGAGCATCGGGGAAGTTTGAGGTGTTGGATCGAATCCTGCCAAAGCTGAGAGTCACAAACCACAAAGTGCTGCTGTTCTGTCAGATGACATCACTCATGACCATTATGGAGGATTACTTTGCCTATCGCAGCTTCAAGTATCTGCGTCTGGATG GCACTACGAAGGCCGAGGACAGAGGGATGTTACTGAAGACATTTAATGAGCCGGGGTCGGAATACTTTATCTTCCTCCTGAGCACCAGAGCTGGTGGCCTGGGACTCAACCTGCAGTCTGCAGACACTGTGGTCATCTTTGACTCTGACTGGAACCCTCATCAG GACCTTCAGGCTCAGGATCGAGCCCACCGTATCGGTCAACAGAACGAGGTGCGCGTGCTGCGTCTGTGCACCATCAACAGTGTTGAGGAGAAAATCTTGGCCGCTGCTAAGTACAAACTAAATGTGGACCAGAAGGTCATCCAGGCCGGCATGTTTGACCAAAAGTCCTCCAGCCACGAGCGCAGGGCCTTCCTGCAAGCCATCCTGGAGCACGAGGAGCAAGACGAGGTCTGGGGACAGGAAGTGTGTCTGCGGATCAAC GAAGAGGACGAGGTGCCCGATGACGAGACGGTCAACCAGATGATTGcaaggagtgaggaggagttTGACCAATTCATG CGAATGGACCTGGACCGGCGTCGTGAGGACGCCCGAAATCCCCGGAGAAAGCCTCGACTGATGGAGGAGGACGAGCTGCCCACCTGGATCATGAAGGACGACGCCGAGGTGGAACGGTTAACctgcgaggaggaggaggagaaaatgtttggaCGAGGATCCAGGCAGCGGAAAGAGGTGGACTACAGCGATTCTCTGACCGAGAAGCAGTGGCTCAAGGTGAGTTCATATCTACAGATTGACATcaaaattaaaactttaaatacaaGTCTAGGCATTAAAGGGTTCTTAGTGTCACATGTATCTATGTCATTGCAGGCGATAGAGGAGGGCAcgctggaggaggtggaggaagaggtgcGTCACAAAAAGACGACCCGTAAGAGGAAGCGGGACCGCGACCTGGACCTCCCTggtccctcctcttcttccctagGGGGGCGAGGGCGGGGGGACAAAGATGAAGATGgaaaaaggcagagaaagagaggacgACCACCCGCTGAGAAACTTTCTCCCAACCCGCCCGCCCTCACAAAGAAGATGAGGAAGATCGTGGACGCCGTCATCAAGTATAAAGACAG CACCAGCGGGCGTCAGCTCAGCGAGGTGTTCATCCAGCTGCCGTCTCGAAAAGAGCTGCCTGAGTACTACGAGCTGATCCGCAAGCCGGTGGACTTCAGGAAGATCAAG GAGAGGATTCGTGGTCATCGCTACCGCAGTCTGGGCGACCTGGAGAGAGACGTCATGCTGCTCTTCCAAAACGCTCAGACCTTCAACCTGGAGGGGTCGCTG ATATATGAAGACTCCATCGTCCTCCAGTCAGTGTTCACCAGTTTGAGGCAAAAGAtcgagaaggaggaggagagtgagggagaggacagtgaggaagaggaagaggaactgGATGAAGGATCAGAGTCTGAAA ctCGCTCAGTGAAAGTGAAGATCCGTCTGGGAAGGAAGGACAAAGGTGGAGATCGTGGGAAGGGTCGCAGCAGACGAATGGGACGCACCAGAGCCAAGCCTGTAGTTAGTGACGATGACTCggaggacgagcaggaagaG GAGCGCTCCCCCAGTGCCACAGATGACGAGTCCTGA